The following are from one region of the Rhodopirellula sp. P2 genome:
- a CDS encoding class II aldolase/adducin family protein, which yields MQNIHKIKQDMCDIGRRIYNRQFAAANDGNITVRVSDNEVLCTPTMHCKGYLTPDDISMIDMTGKQISGRKKRSSEALLHLEIYKQRADIKSVVHCHPPHATAFAIAREPIPQCILPEVEVFLGDVPITKYETPGGQAFADTIIPFVEKTNVMILANHGTVSYGESVERAYWWTEILDSYCRMLLLAKQLGNVSYLDETKSRELLELKDKWGFKDPRNTTEFEDCDICANDIFRDSWKDSGVERRAFAPPPPIKTSGSASSAPAGVDEEQLVKLITNEVMRQMKASS from the coding sequence ATGCAAAACATCCATAAGATCAAACAAGACATGTGCGACATCGGTCGCCGCATCTACAACCGTCAATTCGCGGCGGCCAACGACGGCAACATCACCGTCCGCGTCAGCGACAACGAAGTCCTCTGCACACCGACGATGCACTGCAAAGGCTATTTGACGCCCGACGACATCTCGATGATCGACATGACCGGCAAGCAAATCTCCGGTCGCAAAAAACGCAGTAGCGAAGCGTTGTTGCACTTGGAAATCTACAAGCAACGCGCCGACATCAAGTCGGTTGTCCACTGCCACCCACCGCACGCGACTGCTTTCGCGATTGCTCGCGAACCCATTCCCCAGTGCATTTTGCCTGAAGTCGAGGTGTTCCTCGGCGACGTGCCGATCACCAAGTACGAAACACCTGGCGGACAAGCCTTCGCCGACACGATCATTCCTTTCGTTGAAAAAACCAACGTGATGATCCTGGCCAACCACGGCACGGTTTCGTACGGCGAATCCGTCGAACGAGCCTACTGGTGGACCGAGATCCTGGACTCGTACTGCCGCATGCTGTTGCTGGCCAAGCAACTGGGCAACGTTTCGTACCTGGACGAAACCAAGTCGCGTGAATTGTTGGAATTGAAGGACAAATGGGGATTCAAGGACCCCCGCAACACGACTGAGTTCGAAGATTGCGACATCTGTGCCAACGACATTTTCCGCGATTCCTGGAAAGACTCGGGCGTCGAACGCCGTGCGTTTGCACCACCACCACCGATCAAGACATCCGGTTCGGCTTCGTCGGCACCTGCTGGTGTGGACGAAGAACAGCTCGTGAAGCTGATCACCAACGAAGTCATGCGTCAGATGAAAGCCTCGAGCTAG
- a CDS encoding EutN/CcmL family microcompartment protein, whose translation MKIARVVGTVTLSQMHPSMKGYKLRCVEVVESADQIQVNQDDAKPLGGDTIVAWDLVGSGQGDWVALAEGPESAAPFRPDVKPTDASIVAILDHCEVQTS comes from the coding sequence ATGAAGATCGCACGTGTGGTTGGAACCGTGACGTTGTCGCAGATGCACCCGTCCATGAAGGGCTACAAACTTCGCTGTGTTGAAGTGGTGGAGTCCGCGGATCAAATCCAAGTCAACCAGGACGACGCGAAACCCCTTGGTGGCGACACCATCGTCGCGTGGGATTTGGTTGGCAGTGGACAAGGGGACTGGGTCGCGTTGGCCGAGGGTCCCGAATCCGCCGCCCCCTTCCGCCCCGATGTCAAACCAACGGACGCCTCCATCGTCGCCATCCTGGATCACTGCGAGGTGCAAACCTCGTGA